One window of the Candidatus Kinetoplastibacterium desouzaii TCC079E genome contains the following:
- the hisA gene encoding 1-(5-phosphoribosyl)-5-[(5-phosphoribosylamino)methylideneamino]imidazole-4-carboxamide isomerase, whose protein sequence is MLLIPAIDLKDGKCVRLRQGNLDDVTVFSEDPSIIAKKWINAGARRLHLVDLNGAVAGKPKNDDPIKAILKASNQKIDVQIGGGIRDLNTIEYYLDSGISYVIIGTAAIKNPGFLNEACVAFPGHIIVGLDAKDGKIATDGWSKITRHNTIDLAKKFEDYGCNAIIYTDIGRDGMLSGVNIESTVQLAQNVKIPVYASGGIASIKDIEDLCKVFDEGIQGAILGRSIYEGTLDFQEAQKLADNLTK, encoded by the coding sequence ATGTTGCTTATTCCTGCTATCGATCTCAAAGATGGAAAATGTGTTAGGTTACGTCAGGGAAACTTGGATGACGTTACTGTTTTTTCAGAAGACCCTTCTATAATTGCAAAAAAATGGATAAATGCCGGAGCTAGACGTCTACATTTAGTAGACCTTAATGGAGCTGTAGCTGGAAAACCTAAGAATGATGATCCTATTAAAGCTATATTGAAAGCTAGCAATCAAAAAATAGATGTTCAAATAGGTGGCGGTATTAGAGACTTAAATACAATAGAATACTATCTAGATTCTGGAATTTCCTATGTGATAATAGGAACAGCAGCTATCAAAAACCCTGGTTTTTTAAATGAAGCCTGTGTGGCTTTTCCTGGTCATATAATAGTTGGCTTAGATGCTAAAGATGGAAAGATAGCTACAGACGGCTGGAGTAAAATAACTCGTCATAATACTATTGACCTAGCCAAAAAATTCGAAGACTATGGATGTAATGCCATTATATATACAGATATAGGAAGGGATGGAATGCTTTCTGGTGTAAATATAGAATCAACTGTCCAACTAGCTCAAAATGTCAAAATACCAGTATATGCTTCTGGCGGGATTGCTTCCATAAAAGATATAGAAGACTTATGTAAAGTTTTTGATGAAGGTATACAAGGAGCCATCCTTGGTCGCAGTATATATGAGGGAACTCTTGACTTTCAAGAAGCTCAGAAATTAGCTGATAACTTAACTAAATAA
- the hisH gene encoding imidazole glycerol phosphate synthase subunit HisH, with the protein MTKIAIVDYGMSNLHSVARALQYASPEATIRICNNPKDILESDRVILPGQGAMSDTMINLQKSGLIEAVKQSANSKPMMGICVGLQMLFESSEEASNTKCLNFLKGKVYLFKGPLFAKKEIKSNIENDTNKNLLKVPHIGWNTVKQCKNHILWKDIPDKTHFYFVHSYYIKPSDSSIIMGETNYGLSFPSAVISNNIFAVQFHPEKSSQYGLILYRNFVNWKP; encoded by the coding sequence GTGACAAAAATTGCTATTGTTGATTATGGAATGAGTAATCTTCACTCAGTTGCTCGTGCTTTACAATATGCCTCTCCTGAGGCTACTATACGTATATGTAACAATCCTAAAGATATCTTGGAATCTGACAGAGTAATATTGCCAGGACAGGGTGCCATGTCAGACACAATGATCAATCTACAAAAGTCTGGTTTAATAGAAGCAGTTAAACAATCGGCAAATAGTAAGCCAATGATGGGGATATGTGTCGGACTACAAATGTTATTTGAATCTAGTGAAGAAGCTAGTAACACAAAATGTTTAAATTTTCTTAAAGGTAAAGTTTATTTATTTAAAGGTCCTTTATTTGCAAAAAAAGAAATAAAATCCAATATAGAAAATGATACAAATAAAAATCTTCTAAAAGTTCCACATATCGGATGGAATACCGTAAAACAATGTAAAAATCATATTTTATGGAAAGATATTCCAGATAAAACACATTTTTATTTTGTACACAGTTATTACATCAAACCTTCTGATTCTAGTATTATTATGGGTGAAACTAATTATGGGTTATCATTCCCTAGTGCAGTAATATCTAACAATATATTTGCGGTACAATTTCATCCAGAGAAAAGCTCTCAATATGGTTTGATTTTATATCGCAATTTTGTAAACTGGAAACCATAA
- the hisB gene encoding imidazoleglycerol-phosphate dehydratase HisB codes for MRIATINRKTKETEIDISINIDGTGKQSITTGMPFLDHMLEQISRHGLIDIDIKAKGDHHIDDHHSAEDVGITLGMAIKQALGDKVSISRYGHSYVPLDESLSRVVIDFSGRPYLHYNVNFNRSHIGKFDVDLIKEFFQGLVNHASMTLHIDNIRGFNAHHQCESIFKGFGRALREATFLDKRMSGIIPSTKGVL; via the coding sequence ATGAGAATAGCTACAATAAATCGCAAAACAAAAGAAACAGAAATAGATATTTCTATTAATATAGATGGTACAGGTAAGCAATCTATAACTACTGGAATGCCTTTTTTAGACCATATGCTTGAACAAATATCTAGACATGGATTAATAGATATTGATATAAAAGCTAAAGGAGACCATCATATAGATGACCATCACTCAGCTGAAGATGTTGGTATTACATTGGGAATGGCTATTAAACAAGCATTAGGTGATAAGGTTAGTATATCTCGTTATGGCCACTCTTATGTTCCTTTAGATGAATCTCTTTCAAGAGTAGTAATAGATTTTTCTGGTAGACCTTATCTTCATTACAATGTAAATTTTAATAGATCTCATATTGGAAAATTTGATGTTGATTTAATAAAAGAATTCTTCCAAGGATTGGTAAACCATGCTTCTATGACACTACATATAGATAATATTCGTGGTTTTAATGCTCATCATCAATGTGAATCAATTTTTAAAGGTTTTGGTAGAGCATTAAGAGAAGCTACTTTTTTAGATAAAAGAATGAGTGGAATCATACCTTCAACGAAAGGTGTTTTATAA
- the hisC gene encoding histidinol-phosphate transaminase yields the protein MVISKNQLDVVNKTIRKDIQSISAYPINNSSGFIKLDAMESPYSLPENLYKKINDKINLLSLNRYPSADKTKLTRIIKENFDIPNEASVLFGNGSDELIHLIIQSCCDPGDVVISPSPSFVYFGMAAKFNHAKFIGVPLTKDFQLNLQDMLDAIEKHKPKVIFLAMPNNPTGNIWDHKQVQSIIEKAPGLVIIDEAYQAFTNYTWMPMITKIPNILVLRTVSKIGLAGLRFGYLSGNKKWINQIDKVRPPYNINVLTELFLIEIINNKNILDQQTKQILLNKESLISELKKIENIIVYPSHGNFVLTRVDQEIGSLKIYEKLKANGILIKNLSGSHELLENCLRISIGTSEENNKLLHVLKTI from the coding sequence ATGGTAATATCTAAAAACCAATTAGATGTTGTAAATAAAACAATAAGAAAAGATATACAGTCAATTTCAGCTTATCCGATTAATAATTCATCGGGCTTTATTAAGTTAGATGCAATGGAATCTCCTTATAGTTTGCCTGAAAATTTATACAAAAAAATAAACGATAAAATAAACTTACTATCTCTAAATCGCTATCCATCTGCAGATAAAACAAAACTAACGAGAATTATAAAAGAAAATTTTGATATTCCAAATGAAGCTAGTGTTTTATTTGGAAATGGTTCTGATGAATTAATACATTTGATTATTCAAAGTTGCTGTGACCCTGGAGATGTTGTTATATCACCCTCTCCTTCTTTTGTGTATTTTGGGATGGCAGCTAAATTTAACCATGCTAAATTTATTGGAGTTCCTCTGACTAAGGATTTCCAACTAAACTTACAAGACATGCTTGATGCAATTGAAAAGCATAAACCCAAAGTAATTTTTTTAGCTATGCCTAACAACCCTACTGGCAACATATGGGATCATAAACAAGTTCAATCTATTATAGAAAAGGCACCTGGTTTAGTAATTATTGATGAAGCATACCAAGCCTTCACTAATTATACCTGGATGCCAATGATAACAAAAATTCCAAACATACTTGTTCTACGTACAGTATCTAAGATTGGCTTGGCTGGATTAAGATTTGGTTATCTTTCTGGGAATAAAAAATGGATAAATCAGATCGATAAAGTTAGACCGCCTTATAATATTAATGTATTAACAGAATTATTCTTAATAGAAATTATTAACAACAAAAACATTCTAGACCAACAAACTAAACAAATTTTACTGAATAAAGAATCTTTAATATCTGAATTAAAAAAAATAGAAAATATTATTGTATATCCTTCTCATGGAAATTTTGTTTTAACTAGAGTAGATCAAGAAATCGGATCATTAAAAATATATGAAAAATTAAAAGCAAACGGAATACTTATAAAAAACCTATCAGGTTCTCATGAACTATTAGAAAATTGCCTTAGAATATCTATAGGAACAAGCGAAGAAAATAACAAACTACTTCATGTACTTAAAACAATCTAA
- the hisD gene encoding histidinol dehydrogenase, which produces MTKINFLNSSEKDFNLKLSQLLKISSQDDNSIEKIVTSILLDIQTIGDKALLQYTNKFDRISIKNASELEIPKSKWKEALDSISREQKKSLEIAAERIQEYHNHQISRTWEYTEKDGTILGQKITPIDKVGLYVPGGKAAYPSSVLMNAIPAKVAGVSELIMVSPTPDGYMNPLVLAAAFMSKVDRIFTIGGAQAVGALAYGTNTIPKVDKIVGPGNAYVAYAKKKVFGTVGIDMVAGPSEILIICDGKTPAEWIAMDLFSQAEHDELAQSILLSPDANFIKQVEESIKKLLPKMPRSDIITKSLYNRGALILVKDLEEACIIANTIAPEHLEISTENPDELLKFINNAGAIFMGKYTSESLGDYCAGPNHVLPTSQTSRFSSPLGVYDFQKRSSLIKISQQGAINLGKVASELALGEGLQAHAASAQYRVNGKISW; this is translated from the coding sequence ATGACCAAAATTAACTTTCTCAATTCCAGTGAAAAAGATTTTAATCTTAAACTCTCACAGCTTCTAAAGATTAGCTCTCAAGATGATAATTCTATAGAAAAAATTGTCACTTCAATCTTATTGGATATACAAACTATAGGTGACAAAGCTTTATTACAATACACCAACAAATTTGATAGAATTTCTATTAAAAATGCCAGTGAATTAGAAATACCAAAATCAAAATGGAAAGAAGCTCTTGATTCTATATCAAGAGAGCAAAAAAAATCCTTAGAAATTGCAGCAGAAAGAATACAAGAATACCATAACCATCAAATATCTAGAACTTGGGAATATACAGAAAAAGACGGAACTATATTAGGGCAAAAAATTACTCCAATAGATAAAGTTGGTTTATATGTTCCAGGAGGCAAGGCAGCATATCCATCATCAGTACTTATGAATGCAATACCAGCAAAGGTAGCTGGAGTATCTGAACTTATCATGGTTTCACCAACTCCAGATGGATATATGAATCCACTAGTTCTTGCAGCTGCATTTATGAGTAAAGTTGATCGTATATTCACCATAGGAGGAGCACAAGCTGTAGGAGCTCTAGCTTATGGAACAAATACCATTCCAAAAGTAGATAAAATAGTTGGCCCTGGTAATGCGTATGTAGCTTATGCAAAGAAAAAAGTATTCGGTACTGTTGGAATAGATATGGTAGCAGGACCAAGCGAAATTCTTATTATTTGCGATGGTAAAACGCCAGCAGAATGGATTGCAATGGATTTATTCTCTCAAGCAGAACATGATGAGTTAGCACAATCCATTTTACTATCACCTGATGCTAATTTTATAAAGCAAGTAGAAGAATCCATAAAGAAATTACTACCTAAAATGCCAAGATCAGATATTATTACAAAAAGTTTATATAATAGAGGAGCTTTAATATTAGTAAAAGATCTAGAAGAAGCTTGTATTATTGCTAATACTATAGCCCCTGAACACTTAGAAATTTCTACTGAAAACCCTGATGAATTATTAAAGTTTATTAATAATGCTGGTGCTATATTCATGGGAAAATATACTTCCGAATCACTCGGAGATTATTGCGCTGGACCTAACCATGTATTACCAACATCTCAAACATCTCGATTCTCTTCTCCACTTGGTGTATATGATTTCCAGAAAAGATCTAGTTTAATAAAAATATCTCAACAAGGAGCAATAAATTTAGGAAAAGTAGCATCAGAGCTTGCCTTAGGAGAGGGGTTGCAAGCGCATGCAGCTAGTGCTCAATATAGAGTTAATGGAAAAATATCATGGTAA
- the hisG gene encoding ATP phosphoribosyltransferase, with protein sequence MKESSNIKITLALSKGRIFEETMPLLEEAGIQVAEKPEKSRKLIIQTSDPNIRLLILRASDVPTYVQYGSADLGIAGKDILIEHSAKHPGSLYQPIDLNIAKCKLSVAVKKDFNYLDAVKQGARLRVATKYIKMTRDHFAAKGVYVDIIKLYGSMELAPLIGLADAIVDIVSTGDTLSANGLVAVEDIMQISSRLIVNKASLKNRGDKLKPLMEAFRRASN encoded by the coding sequence ATGAAAGAGTCTTCAAATATAAAAATTACTCTTGCTCTATCAAAAGGTAGAATTTTTGAAGAAACAATGCCATTATTAGAAGAAGCTGGCATTCAAGTTGCTGAAAAACCTGAGAAATCAAGGAAATTAATAATACAAACTAGTGATCCTAATATAAGACTGCTAATATTAAGAGCCTCTGATGTACCAACATATGTTCAATACGGATCTGCGGATTTAGGAATAGCAGGTAAAGATATTTTAATAGAACACTCAGCAAAACATCCAGGTAGTTTATATCAACCAATTGATCTCAATATAGCCAAATGCAAACTTTCAGTAGCAGTAAAGAAAGATTTCAACTATCTAGATGCAGTAAAACAAGGAGCAAGATTAAGAGTTGCTACTAAATATATCAAAATGACAAGAGATCATTTTGCGGCAAAGGGAGTTTACGTAGATATTATTAAACTTTATGGCTCCATGGAATTAGCTCCATTAATTGGCCTTGCTGACGCAATTGTAGATATTGTTTCAACAGGAGACACTCTCAGTGCTAATGGATTAGTAGCAGTAGAAGATATAATGCAAATATCATCAAGACTAATAGTTAATAAAGCCTCGTTAAAGAATAGAGGAGATAAATTAAAACCTTTAATGGAAGCATTTCGCCGAGCTAGTAACTAA
- the murA gene encoding UDP-N-acetylglucosamine 1-carboxyvinyltransferase, producing the protein MVSNEELHVIGQSILHGEVYVSGAKNAALPILCASLLTPETIVLKNVPELNDVKTVIELLKQFGVKVSKNPKEIIIQSNDINNTEASYDLVKTMRASILVLGPLITRFGEAKVSLPGGCSIGQRPIDQHIKCLKAMGAEIQIEHGFVIAKSKRLKGTYIKPDMITVTGTENLMMAATLAKGQTILDNAACEPEIVDLANFLIKMGAKINGHGTNRIKIDGVDYLGGADYKISPDRIEAGTFMCALAATSGSITLLDVNPLEMTATLKKLHEAGLQIEIGNNWLKCNMYKRPNPVNINTSEYPGLATDMQAQFMAVNTIANGTSFIKENIFENRYMHVPELKRLGANIIIDGNNSIIKGVNYLSGTIVKATDLRASASLVIAALAAKGETRIESIYHLDRGYEKMEKKLSMLGANIKRISKRIAE; encoded by the coding sequence ATGGTTTCTAATGAAGAATTACACGTTATAGGTCAATCAATCTTGCACGGAGAAGTATATGTTTCTGGAGCTAAAAATGCTGCATTGCCTATTTTGTGCGCTAGTTTATTAACACCTGAAACAATTGTTTTAAAGAATGTACCAGAATTAAATGATGTTAAAACAGTAATTGAACTTTTAAAGCAATTCGGAGTTAAAGTTTCCAAAAACCCCAAGGAAATAATAATCCAATCTAACGATATCAATAATACAGAAGCATCTTATGATCTTGTAAAAACAATGCGAGCTTCAATACTTGTTTTAGGTCCTTTAATTACTAGATTTGGAGAAGCAAAAGTTAGTCTTCCTGGAGGATGTTCTATAGGCCAAAGACCTATAGATCAACATATAAAATGCTTAAAAGCTATGGGAGCAGAGATTCAAATAGAACATGGTTTTGTCATTGCAAAATCAAAAAGATTAAAAGGAACATATATAAAACCAGACATGATAACTGTAACTGGCACTGAAAATCTTATGATGGCGGCAACCTTAGCAAAAGGACAAACCATATTAGATAATGCGGCATGTGAACCAGAAATTGTTGACTTAGCCAACTTCCTAATAAAAATGGGAGCTAAAATTAATGGACATGGGACGAATAGAATAAAGATAGACGGAGTTGATTATCTAGGTGGAGCTGATTATAAAATATCGCCAGATCGCATAGAAGCTGGAACATTCATGTGTGCATTGGCTGCAACAAGTGGTTCTATAACATTATTAGATGTCAATCCATTGGAAATGACAGCAACTTTAAAAAAACTGCATGAAGCTGGTTTACAAATTGAGATTGGTAATAATTGGTTGAAATGTAACATGTATAAAAGACCAAATCCAGTAAATATAAATACATCTGAATACCCTGGATTAGCAACAGACATGCAAGCTCAATTTATGGCAGTAAATACCATAGCAAATGGAACTTCTTTTATTAAAGAGAATATATTTGAAAATAGATATATGCATGTTCCAGAACTAAAAAGGCTAGGAGCAAATATTATTATAGATGGGAATAATTCCATAATCAAAGGAGTAAATTACCTTTCAGGGACAATTGTTAAAGCTACTGATTTGCGTGCGTCTGCTAGTCTAGTAATAGCTGCTTTGGCCGCCAAAGGAGAAACAAGGATTGAATCCATATATCATTTAGATCGTGGATATGAGAAAATGGAAAAGAAACTTAGCATGCTAGGGGCTAATATTAAAAGAATTTCGAAAAGGATTGCAGAATGA
- a CDS encoding ABC transporter permease: MFKEQLRFCKVFFQTITAPVITAILYLLVFAQVMSDRKSYYDIPYMHFLIPGLMMMSMLQNSFSNPSSSIVQSRMTGNIIFILVAPISHKEIFFAYISAAITRGLTVSFFVWLISFFMFPLIPLKPLWVLIFSLIACGIMGSLGIIAGLCSEKFDQLSVFQNFLIVPSTFLSGVFYSIHTLPQFWQNISFYNPIFYVIDGFRFGFFAQSDVSPWQSLIVTSSILIILSTFTLHLLKTGYKIKN; this comes from the coding sequence ATGTTTAAAGAACAACTTAGATTCTGCAAAGTGTTTTTTCAAACAATTACAGCGCCTGTAATAACAGCTATACTCTATTTACTGGTTTTTGCACAAGTAATGAGTGATAGAAAATCATATTACGATATACCTTACATGCATTTTTTAATACCTGGTCTTATGATGATGAGCATGCTGCAAAATTCTTTTTCTAATCCTTCATCATCAATAGTACAAAGTAGAATGACAGGTAACATAATATTTATATTAGTAGCCCCTATCTCACATAAAGAAATATTTTTCGCATATATATCAGCAGCAATTACTAGAGGATTAACTGTTAGTTTTTTTGTCTGGCTTATTTCTTTCTTTATGTTTCCCTTAATCCCTCTTAAACCATTATGGGTATTAATTTTTTCATTAATTGCATGTGGAATTATGGGGTCATTAGGTATTATAGCTGGCTTATGCTCTGAAAAATTTGACCAATTATCTGTATTTCAAAACTTTTTAATTGTGCCCTCTACTTTCTTATCAGGTGTTTTTTATTCTATACATACACTACCTCAATTCTGGCAAAATATTTCTTTCTATAATCCAATATTTTATGTAATAGATGGATTTCGTTTTGGTTTTTTTGCACAATCTGATGTTTCACCTTGGCAAAGTTTAATAGTAACTTCTTCAATTCTAATAATATTATCCACTTTCACTTTACATTTGTTAAAAACTGGCTATAAAATTAAAAATTAA